From Sporosarcina sp. 6E9, a single genomic window includes:
- a CDS encoding small basic family protein, whose product MWLPILGLILGVTLGLLSDLHIPQVYGNYLSIAVLAALDTLFGGIRAHLQQVYDDKVFVSGFFFNIALAAGLAFLGVHLGVDLYLAAIFAFGVRLFQNIAVIRRILLAKWTEKRQDSNVENAK is encoded by the coding sequence ATGTGGTTGCCAATTTTAGGGTTGATACTTGGTGTAACGCTTGGACTATTATCAGATCTACATATCCCGCAAGTTTATGGCAATTACTTATCGATCGCCGTTCTAGCTGCGCTGGATACTTTGTTTGGCGGTATACGCGCCCATTTACAGCAAGTGTATGATGATAAGGTATTTGTTTCAGGATTTTTCTTTAACATCGCGCTTGCAGCTGGTCTTGCATTTTTGGGCGTACATCTTGGCGTAGACTTATATTTAGCAGCTATATTTGCATTTGGTGTACGATTATTTCAAAATATCGCGGTTATCCGTAGAATTCTTCTTGCCAAATGGACGGAAAAAAGACAAGATTCCAATGTGGAAAATGCCAAATGA
- a CDS encoding DUF881 domain-containing protein, with amino-acid sequence MRNQFKFSIVLLIVGFMVAVQYNTVKKPEVRDTRDVWAIRQELAAEKKIHSELLSDLRELDKTIDTYEASKEENAGKVLLETVDNLYEQAGMTDIEGPGLVIQIRPSMESVAFGLPIEGISPDLLTRFINEINRIKGNSIEIDGKRFTTLSSIRDINGKTTVDGLNVSVPPINLKIITQTFADAEKLFNTLHASEIHDDFYLDNLNLEIGEPKNEIKIRGWKERYTNLFLKELPKGE; translated from the coding sequence GTGCGAAATCAATTCAAATTCTCGATTGTTTTGCTCATAGTAGGGTTTATGGTTGCTGTTCAGTATAATACAGTGAAAAAACCTGAAGTGCGTGATACACGAGACGTTTGGGCAATTCGGCAGGAATTAGCTGCCGAAAAGAAAATCCACTCTGAATTACTAAGTGACCTCCGCGAATTGGATAAGACAATCGATACATACGAAGCTTCAAAAGAAGAAAATGCCGGAAAAGTACTTTTGGAAACAGTGGACAACCTTTATGAACAAGCGGGCATGACGGATATCGAAGGCCCAGGGTTGGTCATTCAAATACGTCCTTCCATGGAAAGTGTAGCATTCGGGTTGCCTATTGAGGGAATTTCCCCAGACTTACTAACGCGCTTTATTAATGAGATAAATCGCATAAAAGGAAATTCTATCGAAATTGACGGAAAAAGATTCACCACGTTAAGTTCAATTCGGGATATTAACGGAAAAACAACTGTGGATGGCTTGAATGTATCGGTCCCACCAATAAATTTGAAGATTATAACCCAAACCTTCGCTGACGCTGAAAAACTTTTTAATACATTGCATGCTTCAGAAATTCATGATGATTTTTATCTTGATAATTTAAACTTAGAAATTGGTGAGCCTAAGAATGAAATTAAAATCCGTGGCTGGAAAGAGCGATACACTAATTTGTTCTTAAAAGAATTGCCGAAAGGGGAATGA
- a CDS encoding DUF881 domain-containing protein: MNDAYRKKGWHILFSIVFLVLGFILAFSYKTLGKSKETMSPVSDSFLAEEKYREELILQKERNKELSDEIGVKQEGIRSYEQSFSAKEKAHADLVEEAKDLRLLLGVIPATGPGIKIILKDADYDPVEQNPNDYIVHESHIFKVINELRISGAQGLSINGQRITANSFIKCTGPVITVDGKTFPAPFVIEAIGDSDVLASSLYLKGGVIDGLIRDNIVVTTEQIKEMKLAALGE; this comes from the coding sequence ATGAATGATGCCTACAGGAAAAAAGGTTGGCATATTTTATTTTCAATCGTATTTTTAGTGCTAGGTTTTATCCTTGCATTTTCCTATAAGACATTGGGGAAAAGTAAGGAGACAATGAGTCCGGTATCTGATTCATTCTTAGCGGAAGAAAAATATCGAGAAGAATTAATTTTACAAAAAGAACGAAATAAGGAACTTTCCGATGAAATCGGCGTCAAGCAGGAAGGTATACGGTCCTATGAGCAATCATTTTCCGCTAAGGAGAAAGCTCATGCTGACTTAGTTGAAGAAGCAAAAGATCTTCGCTTGCTGCTTGGTGTAATTCCTGCTACTGGTCCGGGTATCAAAATAATACTGAAAGATGCGGATTATGATCCAGTAGAACAAAATCCAAATGATTATATTGTCCATGAGAGTCACATTTTTAAAGTTATAAATGAATTAAGAATCTCAGGGGCGCAAGGTTTGTCAATCAATGGTCAACGGATTACAGCAAACTCCTTTATAAAGTGTACAGGCCCGGTGATTACGGTGGATGGAAAAACATTTCCGGCTCCATTTGTAATCGAAGCCATCGGTGATTCAGATGTACTAGCTTCTTCTTTATATTTAAAGGGAGGGGTTATCGACGGTTTAATACGCGATAACATTGTCGTTACGACAGAGCAAATTAAAGAAATGAAATTGGCGGCTTTGGGGGAATAA
- a CDS encoding cell division protein FtsQ/DivIB → MEKVIDIEERIPSMREKRRRRTNKKFIFILSIFALALLVILYFQSPFSKINNVTVTGNNLHDKEFYIETSGLIKDKSFWGFTRNKTEEVLGNLETVKEVSITRKWLNDIDINITEWNTIGYLEKEGQFKLLLANGETFSADELKPSDKAPILNGFDDSVSRKKITKQLLKIENNVYQLISEIIMNDDKHGSTDLTIFMYDGYEVRAMISTFAEKMAYYPEITAQLHDHEKGVIDMEVGTFFTPYSKVYGISEEGDVSAEEDE, encoded by the coding sequence ATGGAGAAAGTCATCGATATAGAAGAACGAATTCCGTCAATGCGGGAGAAAAGGCGCAGAAGAACCAATAAAAAATTCATCTTTATATTGTCAATCTTTGCTTTAGCTCTCCTCGTCATTCTTTATTTTCAATCACCCTTCAGCAAAATTAATAATGTAACAGTGACAGGGAATAATTTACATGATAAAGAATTTTACATAGAAACGAGCGGTCTAATAAAGGACAAGTCTTTTTGGGGATTTACCAGAAATAAGACCGAGGAAGTTCTTGGCAACCTCGAAACTGTAAAAGAAGTTTCTATTACTCGAAAATGGCTTAATGATATTGATATTAATATTACTGAATGGAATACGATAGGCTATTTGGAAAAGGAAGGTCAATTTAAGTTATTACTTGCAAATGGCGAAACATTTTCAGCAGATGAATTAAAGCCAAGTGACAAAGCTCCTATCCTAAATGGTTTTGACGATTCCGTGAGCAGGAAGAAAATAACGAAGCAACTCTTAAAGATAGAAAATAATGTCTATCAATTAATTTCAGAAATCATTATGAATGACGATAAACATGGCTCAACAGACTTGACGATTTTTATGTATGATGGATACGAAGTGCGTGCCATGATTTCGACTTTCGCTGAAAAGATGGCTTATTATCCAGAAATCACAGCACAATTGCATGATCACGAAAAAGGCGTAATCGATATGGAAGTCGGCACATTTTTCACGCCATATAGTAAAGTATACGGTATAAGTGAGGAGGGCGATGTGAGTGCCGAAGAAGATGAATGA
- the ftsW gene encoding putative lipid II flippase FtsW, with amino-acid sequence MKIAFVLSAIALSCIGLAFVHSAGSYWGTVYYANSSPFIIKQSIHMVVSMGIALFIMKSPLTSKEKTWTIIYWLVIVALIAVKIPGIGAFRNGSQSWIVFGPLSLQPAEFAKITVITKLASSLRFRSKGKYVFNLKDIGIILLPAGLIMLQPDLGSTVILVVSAFIVLFVAGYSLRFFTIIGVTGLVAFIGLIAAASYRLDRIKSYIDPWNDPLGTGFQGIQSLFAIAPGGLFGHGYGNSRQKYLYLPEPQNDFIFSIIAEESGFLGATIIISLFIVLLVATFGIAIRSKDRFSFLAVTGMGSMILFQTFLNIGVVSGLLPVTGVTLPFISYGGSSLMTTWIAVGVVMHFMNEKT; translated from the coding sequence TTTATTACGCAAATTCTTCTCCTTTTATTATCAAACAATCGATTCATATGGTAGTATCCATGGGCATTGCATTATTTATCATGAAAAGCCCGCTGACATCAAAAGAAAAAACGTGGACGATTATTTATTGGCTTGTGATAGTGGCCCTAATCGCAGTTAAGATACCCGGTATTGGTGCTTTTCGTAATGGTTCACAAAGTTGGATTGTATTTGGTCCGTTGAGTTTACAACCAGCGGAATTTGCTAAAATAACTGTGATTACTAAACTTGCAAGTAGTCTTCGGTTTAGAAGCAAAGGAAAATACGTCTTCAATCTTAAGGATATAGGTATTATTTTACTGCCAGCCGGGTTAATCATGTTACAACCCGACCTTGGTTCAACTGTCATTCTAGTCGTTTCAGCGTTCATCGTGTTATTTGTAGCCGGTTATTCATTACGTTTTTTTACAATAATTGGTGTTACAGGTTTGGTTGCATTTATCGGGTTAATCGCAGCGGCATCGTATCGACTCGATCGCATAAAATCATATATCGATCCATGGAACGACCCACTGGGCACTGGATTTCAAGGCATACAGTCCTTATTTGCAATTGCTCCAGGTGGCCTTTTTGGACATGGTTATGGAAATAGTCGGCAAAAGTATTTGTATTTGCCTGAGCCTCAGAATGATTTCATCTTCTCGATTATTGCAGAAGAGTCAGGGTTTTTAGGGGCTACGATAATAATTTCATTATTCATAGTGCTTCTCGTAGCAACATTTGGAATTGCCATAAGATCAAAGGACCGCTTTTCATTTCTTGCTGTAACCGGTATGGGGTCAATGATTCTATTCCAAACCTTTTTAAACATCGGTGTAGTTTCAGGTTTATTGCCAGTCACGGGGGTGACGCTGCCGTTTATCAGTTATGGTGGTTCATCACTTATGACGACTTGGATAGCAGTTGGAGTAGTCATGCATTTTATGAATGAAAAAACATAG